The sequence CACCACTGATCTTTGCGATGTATTTGCTAAGAAAGCCCTTTGAGATCTCGTACAAGCCTTTGATCACTCGGTAGCCCCAATGAATTTCAGCAGAGTCAAAACGAGGTGCCGTACTAGTCCTATTAGCGAGCAAGTGTTCCATAACAAACtctattaatttgtatttatcagTCGCCAGAGCCACTAAAAGGTTGTCTTTCACCACCTCGTTGAAGGGTCGTCTGACAGATGTGGTGGTGGTTGTTGCGGGTGTCGGATCGGCATCTTTCACGGAAACCATTCTATTTGGGGTGATTTTTCTCCCACTGTCTGAGAGCGATTGCGCTTGTACCCTTCTGTTTCTGTCTTCGGCTGCTGCCTTAGATGTCCTGGGTACGGAATCCAAAAACTTTTGGTACTCATCTACCACAAGTTGTTTAGATTAAATAGCGCCTTGGCTTATCTAGACTTGAGGATGTCTTTCTGACTCTTCCTCCTTGtgctttttttcttcaattggtCGCCAACCTTGTCGGTCACTCACCAAAGACAAAAAGTTGAgaatagctaaattttttgagtttttttcaacAGAAAACTGAAACTGGTAGTAATTAGCTTTAAAAATCTTGGATAAAATATGAGTATAAAAGTACACTATCTGTAAAGAAATTCCGGCAAGTTTCCCGAAATTCTTTGATCATATAGCGAAGAACAAGGGGAACGTTACCATCGATAATTAAAAATGATGGCAGATAGATACCAAGATCGATGCGACGAATCAGGTTgtaaaatatacttaaaatcaGTTTAATTTTTGGCGACTCTAACATTATTGTAGACCTGTGATTGCTTTATGTTACCCCTTGAGTCCAAGGCCATTCAAATTTCTTTTGGCTTTCTTTGGAAACTCTGATTGTTTacttattgtataaaaatatttcagattaacccggcaattcccataccctcgccaaagggagaaacagtttgtttttattaaaaatggtaaatatacgtctagtttacactataaataagtttaaaataaaaaaaaaatgtagctagTTGCGATTTTATAGCGGGGTCACCAATAGGTGACACTGggcagagaaaaaataattttctaaaaatacttgcTGATATTGTTAGCCTGAATATCTagcagtatttattaaaaaaaattattgtgatacttaaccgtttggcatttttataacaacttatttatcataagacacacatcagtatgttaaaatcaaaaacacagcttaaagatttttaaaaatcccctagttaataaaattctagcgttgccaaaataaaatctgatataaaacaggatcttatctgtatataaataatatcaatatttatcagtgatatctgtttct comes from Calliphora vicina chromosome 2, idCalVici1.1, whole genome shotgun sequence and encodes:
- the LOC135950794 gene encoding uncharacterized protein LOC135950794, with the translated sequence MVSVKDADPTPATTTTTSVRRPFNEVVKDNLLVALATDKYKLIEFVMEHLLANRTSTAPRFDSAEIHWGYRVIKGLYEISKGFLSKYIAKISGAWECLSHKLIPAQEIPMRPRTRIRLAKMTTDAHKKL